CCTAGTGCGGAACCCTAGGTACACTTCCACCCGTAGTCAGATAGTTTACGGCCATCTGGTAGAAACTCTCGAGCCTTATTCTCAATATTATACGAGTACTAGCAATATTTATCCTTATTACTAATAAAATAACATACATAAGTTCTTTTTGCAAGAAGAAATTATTAATTAAGCAAATTTCAAAATCAATTTCTCCATAAGGAAAAATAATTTTAGAACCATGAATTTATCAAACTTTTATCTAAAACTAGATAAATAATACCATTAAAATCAATTGCAAAAAAATGTAACTTGTTTTTGGATATAGTTACTCCCTAGAATCTTAAAAACATTTTTTTGTGTAGGTACTCTGTGTAGGTACTCAATGTATTCGACAAAAATGGGGTCAAGTCTTTTTTATATAGCTAAAAAACCTTAAAATATCAGCGTTTATTTTTATGAAATTCGCTTATATTGTACCACTACTTAGGGAGTTTATCAATCCTTTTTCTCTTTAATACGAGTATAGTTATTTTATTTTGCCCCTTATTTCCTTAATCTCTCCTTTTATCTCCTTAATTTCTCCCTTTACTTTTCTCTAAACCCTTGCTATATCAACATTTGTCACCTCCTAAAGATCTATAAGATTTTAAAGGATATACAACAACAGCTACTCCACAGCTAATTCCCACTTTTAATCCCAATTTGCTCTTTTCTGTTTAAAATTTAAAGCTCTAATTTGTTGTTGTTAGCACCTTAAACTAAAAAAGCAGATAGCAGCTTAAAATAAGCTGCTATCTGCTTAATTATAACTGCTAATTACAGTTTATATTTCAAATCTATTAATTAAATTCTGTAACTGTTGTGCCATTTCAGCTAACTCCTGAGATGAATTGGTTATTTCACTTGACATATTTCTAATATTTTGTGATGCACTCATAATTTCATCGCTTCTTTCTGCTAAACTCTGTGTTGATGCTGCTGTCTGTTGAATATGAGCAGACGTTTCTTCACTTGATTCTTCAATTTGAACAAATACTTCTCCTGTCTGTTCTGCAAGTGCTTCTCCTTCCTTTGCCCTAACCTCTACTTCTTTAACAGCTTTTAAACCAACATCTGATTTTTTTCGTATCTTTTTAATCAAGTCAGCTATCTCATTAGTTGCTTTAGCACTCTCTTCTGCTAAGGCCCTTATCTCCTCTGCTACAACTGAAAAACCTTGTCCATGTTCTCCAGCTCTAGCAGCTTCAATAGCAGCATTTAGAGCAAGTAAATTAGTCTGATCAGCTATATTAGTAATCAACTCTATAATCTTTTCTACCTCTGTTGAATTAGTTACTAAATCATTAATTGCTTTAACAGCTTCTTTAACAGCTTTATTAATTTCTTTCATGCCTTCTATTGTATCTCGAACATTTTCTCCTCCAACTTCTGTTTGAGAAGCAGACTCTTGAGCAAAACTCGTTACTTCTTGAGCACTAGCAGAGATTTGTTGAATACTTGCTGACATATCCTCAATAAGGTGATTAGTTGTCTCTATAGTAGCATTTCCTTCTTCAGCAGATGCCGATAACTCCTCACTATAAGCTGATAAATTCTCTATTATTTTCACTAAATCAATCATAACCTCTCGTAAACTATCATGCATTGTATTAAGTGCCTCTGTTAATTTACCAAATTCATCTTCTGATTTACTACCAATTTGCTTTACATCTAACTTACCTGCAGCAATCTTTTGAGCAAAATTCATTGCTTCAATTAATGGGTTAGTTATGTATCTAGCTAAGTACCATGCTATTGCCACTGCTATTACAACTGAGATTATGATCATAATTATTGCAAATATTTTGTCCTCTTTAACCTTTACAAATGCTTCTTTAGCAGGCAATTGAACTATAATACCCCAGCCAGCTTTTTGGGTAGGAACATAGGATGCTAGTTTATCTTCTCCTTTAAAAGTATATTCACTCTTTCCTTGTTTACCCTTTATTACTTCTTTAACAGGAGCTAAATTAGATAAATCAGCCATTTTATCTACAAGTTCTTTGTCAGGATGGGCAATTACCCTACCATTTCTATCCACTACATATCCATATCCTGTCTCTCCAGACTTAGTCTTAGCAGCTAAATCACTTACAAAAGTTAAATCGATACTTGCACCTAATACT
The genomic region above belongs to Orenia metallireducens and contains:
- a CDS encoding methyl-accepting chemotaxis protein — protein: MKLKQSFKTKLILILITVLVVIILSTSYIYVSRNKKYVEETAYKTNMALSQNLTKIVDNNLENIKNMMTVLSKIDLITQMEINYNLDNLLKEVVKEYQAISQIYMMNKSGMQIYKTSGVLGDRSDREYFQKAIKGEANYSDVIISKSEKVPIIVSAVPIKRDGEVVGVLGASIDLTFVSDLAAKTKSGETGYGYVVDRNGRVIAHPDKELVDKMADLSNLAPVKEVIKGKQGKSEYTFKGEDKLASYVPTQKAGWGIIVQLPAKEAFVKVKEDKIFAIIMIIISVVIAVAIAWYLARYITNPLIEAMNFAQKIAAGKLDVKQIGSKSEDEFGKLTEALNTMHDSLREVMIDLVKIIENLSAYSEELSASAEEGNATIETTNHLIEDMSASIQQISASAQEVTSFAQESASQTEVGGENVRDTIEGMKEINKAVKEAVKAINDLVTNSTEVEKIIELITNIADQTNLLALNAAIEAARAGEHGQGFSVVAEEIRALAEESAKATNEIADLIKKIRKKSDVGLKAVKEVEVRAKEGEALAEQTGEVFVQIEESSEETSAHIQQTAASTQSLAERSDEIMSASQNIRNMSSEITNSSQELAEMAQQLQNLINRFEI